Part of the Syntrophales bacterium genome is shown below.
AAAGTATATTCGTTTTAATTCAGCGTTTGCTTACTACAATCGAGAACTTTGTGTTTCATTCGAAACATTGGCAGCAGAACTCGTTGGCGCCCATGACAGAATAGAACCTGAATTTAGGCGAATTTACAATAAATATCAAGCATTTCTTTCAGATATGATTATGCAAGGGAAAAAAGAGGGGGTTTTCAAAGAAGATCTGGATACAAATCTTTCTGCACTAACAATCATGGCCTTTCACCATGGAGTATTGTTTCAATGGTCTATGAACAGGGATGTAATTAATGGGGAGATTTTTGTAAAGACATTCAGGAAAATCATGCTCTATGGTTTAAAGAGTAACGCTCTCGTCAAAAGTGGTCTCTAAAATATTAAGTGCATAATGACATCCATCAATAAGCAAAGACCTTCGCTGTTACTGCTGTCCATGAATAAGGCAGTGTCGGTTTGTTTCGAATCTGATGATTAATATAACAAGTTACAGGGAATGTATGAATGTCCAAGATGGTATGGCACGCCTAACCTAATCTAAAAAGGAGCTTTTTATTATGAAGGACATAGTTATTGTGGGAGGGACGCGCACAGCCATAGGAACATTCGGCGGAACATTAAGGGATGTAACGGCAAACCAGTTTTCGCCGTTCATTGTCGATTCAGTTATCAGAAATACCGGCATAGAGAAGAATATGATCGACAAGGTGATCCTGGGTTGCTGCTTCGAAGGCGTTGAACATAACGTTGCGCGAGTTGGCCTTTTAAAGGCCGGGCTTCCCTTTGAAACCACTGCTCACCAGGTCGTTGCCACCTGCGGATCCGGCATGCAGGCTATAATGAACGGTATTCAAAGCATTTCCGATGACGATTCTTCGTGTGTGATAGCGGGAGGCGTTGAAAGCATGAGCACAGCGCCCTTTGTCCTGAAGACGGCGCGCTGGGGCATGCGTTTTAAACATAATGAATGTACCGATGCAGTCTGGAAATCTATGCAGGAACCTCCCGTGGGGCCAGGAATGGGACTGACTGCGGAAAATTTGGCAGAAAAGTATGGCATCTCCCGGGAAGAGCAGGATGTTCTTGCATTGCGAAGTCAGCAATTGGCCGGCAGAGCTATCAGGGAAGGACGTTTCCGGGACGAGATATCGCCGTTTCCAGTCCCTCAGCGCAGGGGGGAGCCTAAAATGTTTGACACCGATGAACACCCGAAACTGGATACGACCATGGAAAAGCTGGCCGTACTTCCACCTGCGTTTAAAGAAGGTGGTACAGTGACAGCAGGTAACTCCAGCGGCATCAATGATGCGGCTGCGGCTCTCATAATTATGACGAGGAAAAAAGCGAAAGAGCTGGGCCTAAAGCCCCGTGCGCGCTTTGCGAGTTATGCTGTTGCTGGTGTTGATCCGGCATATATGGGTATCGGTCCGGTTCCTGCAACCAGAAAAGCCTTAAAGCGAGCCGGCTGGAAGCTCGATGATATTGAGCTTATCGAGATCAACGAAGCATTTGCAGCCCAGTGCATAGCCTGTGAGCGGGAGCTGGGCTGGAATCGCGACATAGTCAACGTGAATGGAAGCGGTATTGCCTTGGGGCACCCGGTAGGATGCACGGGCGCCAGAATAGTGGTTACCCTTCTCTATGAGATGGAGAAAAGAAATTTACACAGAGGGCTTGCAACACTCTGCGCAGGGGGCGGCCAGGGGTTTGCGATAATCATAGAAAGAGATTAGATAATTGTTTGAAAGGTGAGGGCTGTTTCTCTATTCAGTCCGGAGAAGAACTAAATAACAAGGAGGGTATGAAAATGAGAAACTGTACAAGAAAGGTTTTTTTCACTGTCTGCGCGGTGGCATTTGTTGCATGTTTTTTAGCTACATCAAGCTTTTCTGCGGAACCTGTCATTCGGATGAAGTACGCCAGTTTTATGCCACCGGGGCATCCCATCAGCGAGTTGTCCAATCAATGGTGTAAAGAACTGGAAAAGAGAACGAATGGACGTGTCAAGGTTGCTTATTTCCCTGCCGGAACACTGGTAAGTGCGAACCAGATGTATGACGGCATTGTAAAAAGCGTTATCGATGTCGGTTGGAGCATAATGTCCTACACACCGGGAAGGATGCCCCTTTCAGAGGTTCTCGTTCTTCCCCTCGGTTACAAAAGCGGGTATCAGGCTACTC
Proteins encoded:
- a CDS encoding acetyl-CoA C-acetyltransferase translates to MKDIVIVGGTRTAIGTFGGTLRDVTANQFSPFIVDSVIRNTGIEKNMIDKVILGCCFEGVEHNVARVGLLKAGLPFETTAHQVVATCGSGMQAIMNGIQSISDDDSSCVIAGGVESMSTAPFVLKTARWGMRFKHNECTDAVWKSMQEPPVGPGMGLTAENLAEKYGISREEQDVLALRSQQLAGRAIREGRFRDEISPFPVPQRRGEPKMFDTDEHPKLDTTMEKLAVLPPAFKEGGTVTAGNSSGINDAAAALIIMTRKKAKELGLKPRARFASYAVAGVDPAYMGIGPVPATRKALKRAGWKLDDIELIEINEAFAAQCIACERELGWNRDIVNVNGSGIALGHPVGCTGARIVVTLLYEMEKRNLHRGLATLCAGGGQGFAIIIERD